One Exiguobacterium sp. BMC-KP genomic window, CGACACTTGACGCACTTACTGTCCCATCCTCGGTCGCAAAGTCAGCAAGCGTCTCATTTGATACATACATTTGATTCATTGGATCCATGAATCCTGCAGCACGGAAACTCGCATCAGAACTCGCGTCTGTCGATGCAGAAAGCCCGATGATCGTCAATTTTTGTGTTTCATTCGTCGTCGTCGATTTCAGTTTGAAGGTATCTCCTACTTTAAGATCGTTTTCAGTTGCTAGATTTTCATCGATGACCACACTATTTTCTTTCGCCTCAGGCGTCACTGCTACACCATCAACGATTTTTAATGTTCCGTTCGAAAATGAATCAAGTAACTCCATGTTCGTCACACCGTTCAACGAAAAGTCGGGTGTCGTCATTCCTTCTGGCATTCCACCACCTGGTCCACCACCTGTATTCGTTGATTCACTTTCAATCGGTTCAATATCGCTTGCCGTTGCCGTCGCTTGCGAAAGATAATTGGTTGACTTCACTGCATCTAGTTGTTCGATCGCTTCAACTTCTTTCATCGAAATCTTAACTTCCTCTGGTCTTCCACGTTCTCCAGAAGCTTGTCGCTCCTGCATTTGTTTTTGTCGATCGACTTGTAACGTCACGGTAGCTCCAAGCTCTTTTCTTGCCTCTTCTCCAGCTGATTTTGCTGCATTCTGAATCGCGAATCCTGACAGAACCAGCGATCCGATCACCGTCAAAATAATCAACATGATCATTGTCTTGCCCTTTCGCGCAATAATACTCTTTCCAGCCCGTTTCAAAAAATTCATGTGTCCTGTTCCTCCTTTTATCGTCTGCATTCATCTTATGAAACGAATCTGTAGCTTGACTGTAGTTCGACTGTATCTTGAACGAAGAAACGATATTAAACAAAAAAATGCAATTCTTTTCAGTTAAGAAAAGAATTGCATTTTACCTTTAATCCGAAAAAACAGGTAGCCGTGGAATCTTCATCATGATTCACGTCCCATCCAATCATCTAATTACGCGCGAAGTTCCGCATTGAACGTTTCTTTCACTGCGTCGACGACACGTTGTTGTGCTGTCGTAATTTCTTCATCTACTAATGTTCGTTCCTTGTTTTGGTAACGAAGAGAGAACGCGAACGACTTTTCATGTTCGCCAACGTTTTCTCCTGTGTAGACATCGAATAATTCAATTGCTTGCAGGAGCGGACCCGCTGCTTCTGTCATGACATCGACGATGGATTGTGCCGTCACTGATCGTTCGACGACGATCGCTAAGTCACGTGTCATCGATGGGAAACGTGAAATTTCCGAGTAGACCTGTTCTTCTTTCGAACGTAGTGCCATCGCTTCTAATTCAAAGACGTACACTTCTTTCAATCCATACTGTTCTTTTGACAGGCCTGGATGTACTTGACCGACAAATCCGATTGCTTCTCCGTCCAGTAGAATCCGCGCTGTACGTCCGGGGTGCATCGATGGAATGTTTGCCGCCTCGAACGTCAATGTGATGCCAGATGCAGATGCTAGTGTCTCGACGATCCCTTTCATGACGAAGAAATCTGTTTTAACAAGTGTTCCGTGAGCACGATGTTGTTCTGACACACCGACTGCGACGCCACCAATCATTTCTTGTTCGATTGGAAGTGTCTCAAGTGATGCATCTCGTTGTAGATACACACTACCAAGTTCATAGAATGCGACGTCAGCATGCTGTCGAGCGACGTTATGTTGTGCGACTTCAAGCAATCCTGGAATGAGGGATGTCCGCAGTGTCGAACGTGCTTCACTGATTGGCATCGCGAGTTTGACCGGATGCAGGTCTTCCCGTTCATTGAATTGCATCGCCCGTTGTTCGCTCGTCAACGAATACGTGATCGCTTGCGAAAGACCTGCCCCTTGTAATGTCCGGCGTAATTGACGACGATGGACGTTGCGTTTCGGTAAGAAACCACGGCTTGCTTCAGACGGTAGACTTGAAGTCAGTGCATCATAACCATAAAGCCGTGCGACTTCTTCTGACAAATCAGCTGGAATTTTCAAGTCTTGGCGGCGAGTCGGTACGCTGACCGTTAAGGCATCCCCCGACAACTCAACACCGAGACCGAGACGTTCAAGCAACGTTTGCATGACCGTTCCTTCAATCTCCATCCCTAGACGGTGATTGATGTATGAAACACTCGCTTCAATCAAATGATCGTCTAACTCAAGCGTTCCAGCTTGAGCGATACCCGCTTGAACCGTTCCACCTGAGAGTTCAGCGATCAACGCTGCTGCACGATCAAGCGCTAACAAGACACGACGTGGGTCAACGCCTTTTTCGAATCGCGCGCTTGAATCCGAACGGAGTCCAAGAACACGGCTCGTCTTCCGGACAGAAATCGGTGCGAAATAAGCAGACTCTAAAATGATCGATGTCGTACTTCCGTCCACTTCTGTATTTGCTCCACCCATGACACCAGCAAGTGCTACTGGGCGTTCTCCGTCTGTGATGACGAGCATCGAAGAATCAAGTGTCCGCTCGACTTCGTCTAACGTCGTGAATGCTTCACCTGCATGTGCTTGACGCACGACGATTTGTTTCCCGAGTTTTTCCGCATCGAATGAATGAAGCGGCTGACCTGTTTCAAGTAAAACGAAGTTCGTGACGTCGACGACGTTATTGATTGGACGAATGCCATTTGCGATCAAGCGGTTTTTTAACCAAGTCGGTGATTCTTGAATCGTCACCCCTTGGATTTCTCGTGCCGCGTAGAACGGGCAGTCTTCTGAATCAAGCGTCACGTTGACTGTCGTCGCAGATTCTGCTTCTTTGACATCAACGACCGGGAACGTTGGTGTTGTATCATAAAGCGCAGCCACTTCGTGTGCGACACCATACATGCTGAGGCAATCCGAGCGGTTCGGTGTCAAGCCAAGTTCTAGGATTTCGTCACGTAGACCGAGTAATTCTAAAACATCTTGTCCCGGTGTGACTGGTTCACGGAACGTATGAATCCCATCTTGCTCATCTTCTCGGATATATTTCTTTTCGAATCCGAGTTCTTCAAGTGAACAGATCATCCCTTCCGAGACGACACCGCGCAATTTTGCACGTTTGATTTTAATCCCTGGTAACCGAGCTCCGACACGCGCGACAATGACATCTTGTCCTGCTTCGACGTTCGGTGCACCACAAACGATTTGGACGGGTTCTTCTTGTCCGATGTCAACTGTCGTGACG contains:
- a CDS encoding ABC transporter permease translates to MNFLKRAGKSIIARKGKTMIMLIILTVIGSLVLSGFAIQNAAKSAGEEARKELGATVTLQVDRQKQMQERQASGERGRPEEVKISMKEVEAIEQLDAVKSTNYLSQATATASDIEPIESESTNTGGGPGGGMPEGMTTPDFSLNGVTNMELLDSFSNGTLKIVDGVAVTPEAKENSVVIDENLATENDLKVGDTFKLKSTTTNETQKLTIIGLSASTDASSDASFRAAGFMDPMNQMYVSNETLADFATEDGTVSASSVVYSLKDPSEIEAFKQKAKAISSVDWDTYTLDANDAAYQKMVGPIEQVASFSKSVVYLVSVAGGLILALLILLSVRERRKEMGILMAMGEKRSKLMGQLLVETFAIAAIAFLITYATGGMTSQFMTDQLLNREVTEAASSVATDGFGGPGGRGQQLLASIPQITEMTTKIDWATLTQVVQIGSLIVFLSVLLPSLILLRMNPKEILLRED
- the pheT gene encoding phenylalanine--tRNA ligase subunit beta, giving the protein MLVSKQWLNEYVDVSHISGQDLADLITKSGIEVEGVDVRDESLNNIVVGRVLTKEKHPEADKLNVTTVDIGQEEPVQIVCGAPNVEAGQDVIVARVGARLPGIKIKRAKLRGVVSEGMICSLEELGFEKKYIREDEQDGIHTFREPVTPGQDVLELLGLRDEILELGLTPNRSDCLSMYGVAHEVAALYDTTPTFPVVDVKEAESATTVNVTLDSEDCPFYAAREIQGVTIQESPTWLKNRLIANGIRPINNVVDVTNFVLLETGQPLHSFDAEKLGKQIVVRQAHAGEAFTTLDEVERTLDSSMLVITDGERPVALAGVMGGANTEVDGSTTSIILESAYFAPISVRKTSRVLGLRSDSSARFEKGVDPRRVLLALDRAAALIAELSGGTVQAGIAQAGTLELDDHLIEASVSYINHRLGMEIEGTVMQTLLERLGLGVELSGDALTVSVPTRRQDLKIPADLSEEVARLYGYDALTSSLPSEASRGFLPKRNVHRRQLRRTLQGAGLSQAITYSLTSEQRAMQFNEREDLHPVKLAMPISEARSTLRTSLIPGLLEVAQHNVARQHADVAFYELGSVYLQRDASLETLPIEQEMIGGVAVGVSEQHRAHGTLVKTDFFVMKGIVETLASASGITLTFEAANIPSMHPGRTARILLDGEAIGFVGQVHPGLSKEQYGLKEVYVFELEAMALRSKEEQVYSEISRFPSMTRDLAIVVERSVTAQSIVDVMTEAAGPLLQAIELFDVYTGENVGEHEKSFAFSLRYQNKERTLVDEEITTAQQRVVDAVKETFNAELRA